The following coding sequences lie in one bacterium genomic window:
- a CDS encoding CRTAC1 family protein, with amino-acid sequence MKHAWSGVCTSLLLVAGCESPERESPAVGEFREAAIFVEQAAETGLDFVHFNGMTGEHFFNEMMGGGAALFDYDNDGDLDLYLVQGHLLGSDKTLKDASFQPEHPLPLTDRLYRNDLALDSDETPVLRFTDVTARSSIESYGYGMGVAAADYDNDGWTDLYVTNYGGNQLLRNNGDGTFSDLTETSRTDDSRWSVPAVFFDYDRDSWLDLYVGNYVEFSLASARTCRSETGSQVYCSPLAYRPQADRLLHNRGASASGMVRFEDVSRLIDPETEIGATLGVAAADFNTDSLPDLYVANDGLPNHLWINQGQKRGETTFRNEAVLAGAAVNERGEAEASMGLDVADFDGDGDEDLLVTHLSRETNTVYVNNGEGLFEDASFTSGLGEASWEFTGFGTSWMDYDNDGWLDIFVANGAVVDLEHQVRVGDPYPLHQTNQLFRNLGQGRFEEVTDHAGAAFDLSEVSRGAAFGDIDNDGDIDIVVANNNGPVRLLINQIGSDASWIGLRLLGGARPRDMLGARAKISPSRKPPLWRRARSEGSYASARDPRILAGLGGETEAEKVQIYWPDGRISVRHSLPANRHYILRQREDSGHRGANVRRGG; translated from the coding sequence ATGAAGCACGCCTGGAGTGGAGTCTGCACCTCGCTGCTGCTCGTGGCCGGATGCGAGAGTCCAGAACGCGAGTCGCCGGCCGTGGGCGAGTTCCGCGAAGCCGCAATCTTCGTGGAGCAAGCCGCCGAGACCGGTCTCGACTTCGTTCACTTCAACGGCATGACCGGAGAGCATTTCTTCAACGAAATGATGGGCGGCGGCGCGGCGTTGTTCGATTACGACAACGACGGAGACCTTGATCTCTACCTGGTTCAAGGCCATCTGCTCGGTTCCGACAAGACCCTGAAGGACGCCTCATTTCAGCCAGAGCATCCCCTGCCGCTGACCGATCGCCTCTATCGCAACGACCTCGCGCTCGATAGCGATGAAACGCCAGTGCTCAGATTCACCGACGTGACCGCCAGAAGCTCGATCGAGTCCTACGGCTACGGCATGGGGGTCGCGGCCGCAGACTACGACAACGACGGCTGGACCGACCTGTACGTCACCAATTACGGCGGCAATCAGCTGCTTCGCAACAACGGCGACGGCACCTTCAGCGACCTGACCGAAACCTCGCGGACCGACGATTCCCGCTGGTCGGTGCCCGCCGTGTTCTTTGACTATGACCGCGATTCCTGGCTGGATCTCTATGTTGGCAACTACGTCGAGTTCAGTCTGGCCAGCGCCAGAACTTGCCGCTCGGAGACCGGCAGCCAAGTCTATTGCAGCCCGCTGGCCTACCGCCCTCAGGCGGACCGACTCCTTCACAACCGCGGGGCCTCGGCAAGCGGCATGGTTAGATTCGAGGACGTCTCCCGCCTGATCGACCCGGAAACGGAGATCGGTGCGACCCTGGGAGTCGCCGCAGCAGACTTCAACACGGACAGTCTGCCGGACCTGTATGTCGCCAACGATGGCTTGCCCAATCACCTCTGGATCAATCAGGGACAGAAACGGGGAGAAACCACGTTTCGGAACGAAGCGGTCCTCGCCGGCGCGGCGGTCAACGAAAGAGGCGAAGCCGAGGCCAGCATGGGCCTCGACGTCGCCGACTTTGACGGCGACGGCGACGAGGATCTTCTGGTCACGCATCTGAGTCGTGAAACCAATACGGTGTACGTCAACAACGGAGAGGGTCTGTTCGAGGACGCCTCCTTCACGAGCGGCCTGGGAGAGGCGAGTTGGGAGTTCACCGGGTTCGGCACGTCCTGGATGGACTATGACAATGACGGCTGGCTCGACATCTTCGTCGCCAACGGCGCGGTGGTCGATCTCGAGCATCAGGTTCGGGTCGGCGATCCCTACCCGCTGCATCAGACCAATCAGTTGTTTCGCAATCTCGGCCAGGGTCGATTCGAGGAGGTCACCGATCACGCCGGAGCCGCGTTCGACCTTTCAGAGGTCAGCCGCGGCGCCGCTTTCGGTGACATCGACAACGACGGTGATATCGACATTGTCGTCGCGAACAACAACGGTCCGGTCCGGCTGCTGATCAACCAGATCGGGTCTGACGCGAGCTGGATCGGCCTGCGGCTCCTCGGCGGCGCGCGACCACGGGACATGCTCGGCGCCCGTGCCAAAATCTCGCCTTCTCGGAAACCACCCCTATGGCGTCGGGCCCGAAGTGAAGGAAGCTATGCGTCGGCAAGGGATCCGAGAATCCTGGCCGGGCTCGGCGGAGAGACGGAAGCCGAGAAGGTACAGATCTACTGGCCGGACGGCCGCATCTCGGTGCGGCATTCGCTGCCGGCCAATCGGCACTACATCCTCCGCCAGCGGGAGGACTCAGGGCACCGTGGTGCTAACGTCCGTCGAGGAGGTTGA